A window of Haloarchaeobius litoreus contains these coding sequences:
- a CDS encoding DUF6149 family protein produces MKIRQNVKHFAFKAALTAPVVGVVANDKLVDMHTGIFLDRADEAHREERREHLDDFFDATMDTYLAALDYMPEAEAREITHVQANFDFYNHGWTEMMEFPADELEAHYDRYREFFADHGITIDDPLGEFTPEDGVAEAPSTPEKLDDPEHPHAEGGFADDVYVETADGEVVVGGQDEPEDVSPEDAPGVDPDEVEG; encoded by the coding sequence ATGAAGATACGCCAGAACGTCAAGCACTTCGCGTTCAAGGCGGCCCTGACGGCACCAGTCGTGGGCGTCGTGGCGAACGACAAACTGGTCGACATGCACACCGGCATCTTCCTCGACCGGGCCGACGAGGCCCACCGCGAGGAGCGCCGCGAGCACCTCGACGACTTCTTCGACGCGACGATGGACACCTACCTCGCCGCGCTCGACTACATGCCCGAGGCGGAGGCCCGCGAGATCACCCACGTCCAGGCGAACTTCGACTTCTACAACCACGGCTGGACCGAGATGATGGAGTTCCCCGCCGACGAGCTGGAGGCGCACTACGACCGCTACCGCGAGTTCTTCGCGGACCACGGCATCACCATCGACGACCCGCTCGGCGAGTTCACGCCCGAGGACGGGGTCGCCGAGGCTCCCTCGACGCCCGAGAAGCTGGACGACCCGGAGCACCCCCACGCCGAGGGCGGCTTCGCCGACGACGTGTACGTCGAGACAGCCGACGGCGAGGTCGTCGTCGGTGGCCAGGACGAACCCGAGGACGTCTCCCCGGAGGACGCCCCCGGCGTCGACCCGGACGAGGTCGAGGGCTGA
- a CDS encoding outer membrane protein assembly factor BamB family protein: MPKITRREWFRTVGVVGTVGIAGCSTAVDEPTTTENAATETDSATGTDSPTETESTTETDSGTEPDGWSMFQYDHANSGSVASETGPTTDTTQRWSFELDGGVTTSPAIVDGTVYVGNSSTGVYAVDSGTGEQEWVLDSIGGTFSSPAVADDIVYVGSRDSDLYAVNTVTGDQEWVFETDGSVASSPAVVDGTVYVGCGDANLYAVETTTGGRQWRFDVGSVVISSPAVADGTVYVAGMQTDLYAVDAITGDQRWVFEQLEGAYSSPAVVDGTVYIGSYDGNLYAVDAASGAQEWSFETGESVASSPAVAGNTIYVGSMDNSLYAVDADSGDQQWEFETGDSVGSSPAVVDGTVYVGGYDGNLYAVDADSGDQVWVFETDDRVLSPAVADGTVFVGSHDTYLYALGEQ, from the coding sequence GTGCCAAAGATAACACGTCGGGAGTGGTTTCGTACGGTCGGAGTAGTCGGGACCGTTGGAATCGCCGGATGTAGCACGGCCGTCGACGAGCCGACGACAACGGAGAACGCCGCCACGGAGACAGACTCGGCAACTGGGACGGATTCACCCACGGAGACAGAGTCGACGACCGAGACGGACTCCGGCACCGAGCCAGATGGTTGGTCGATGTTTCAGTACGACCACGCAAACAGCGGTTCAGTCGCAAGCGAAACTGGACCGACGACCGATACTACCCAGCGATGGAGCTTCGAACTCGACGGCGGTGTGACCACGTCGCCGGCGATCGTTGATGGAACCGTCTACGTGGGGAACAGTAGCACAGGGGTGTACGCGGTGGATTCGGGGACGGGCGAGCAGGAGTGGGTTCTCGATTCGATCGGCGGTACGTTCTCTTCGCCTGCAGTCGCCGACGATATCGTCTACGTCGGCAGTCGGGACTCGGATCTGTACGCAGTGAACACGGTCACAGGTGACCAGGAATGGGTGTTCGAGACGGACGGCTCCGTGGCGTCGTCGCCGGCTGTCGTCGACGGCACGGTCTACGTCGGCTGCGGCGATGCGAATCTCTATGCGGTAGAGACGACTACGGGCGGTCGACAGTGGCGCTTCGACGTGGGGAGTGTCGTGATTTCGTCGCCGGCGGTGGCCGATGGGACGGTCTACGTCGCGGGAATGCAGACCGACCTGTACGCAGTGGATGCTATCACCGGCGACCAGCGGTGGGTGTTCGAACAGCTGGAGGGTGCGTACTCGTCGCCTGCAGTGGTGGATGGGACGGTCTACATCGGCAGTTACGACGGGAACCTGTACGCGGTCGATGCCGCTTCGGGAGCGCAGGAGTGGTCTTTCGAGACTGGGGAGTCCGTCGCTTCATCACCGGCGGTCGCAGGCAACACAATTTACGTCGGCAGTATGGACAACAGCCTCTACGCGGTCGATGCCGATTCGGGCGACCAACAGTGGGAATTCGAGACAGGCGACTCTGTGGGGTCTTCGCCGGCGGTCGTGGACGGCACGGTCTACGTCGGCGGGTACGACGGAAATCTGTACGCAGTGGACGCGGATAGTGGCGACCAGGTGTGGGTCTTCGAAACGGATGACCGAGTGCTGTCACCCGCGGTCGCGGACGGCACCGTCTTCGTCGGAAGTCACGATACCTACCTCTACGCGTTGGGTGAACAGTAG
- a CDS encoding NAD(P)/FAD-dependent oxidoreductase — MTVGIVGGGIAGLAAAYRLQRHGHDVRVFEASDDLGGLAAVYETSGDPIEKFYHHLSKSEETIVELAEDLGVGDRVEWIYGNDGYYVDGVVHPLNTIWEIAAYPHMSLYDKFRLGMLTMEIDVRGGIPSFDTYDDLEAYEDVPIRDFLVEHTTTGVYENFFEPLLDAKFGDRKDDVSAAWLLGRIKFRGERDLLKGEQLGYFDGSFAVLVDALIEGVGREHVQTGARVVDLQTGDGSTATADGGAVAAEAAGTESVAVESVTVETEDGRETHDLDALVVAAMPNVLEELTGFECDIDFQGAVCAVVTMSEPLMDETYWLNVAHDAPFGALIEHTNFVPPERYGGDHLLYVASYVQSPEEWLWQADDDEVETRWLDHIGEMFPDFDEARVEDVRISRNPRAAPVYERGYLDMVVPYDLADEVAEGVYYAGMASRAQYPERSLNGGILAGYECADRIDGKF; from the coding sequence ATGACAGTCGGCATCGTCGGCGGTGGCATCGCCGGACTCGCCGCCGCGTACCGCCTCCAGCGCCACGGCCACGACGTGCGCGTCTTCGAGGCGAGCGACGACCTCGGTGGGTTGGCCGCCGTCTACGAGACCTCGGGCGACCCCATCGAGAAGTTCTACCACCACCTCTCGAAGTCCGAGGAGACCATCGTCGAGCTGGCCGAGGACCTCGGCGTCGGCGACCGCGTGGAGTGGATCTACGGCAACGACGGCTACTACGTCGACGGCGTCGTCCACCCCCTCAACACCATCTGGGAGATCGCGGCCTACCCCCACATGAGCCTCTACGACAAGTTCAGACTCGGGATGCTCACGATGGAGATAGACGTCCGCGGCGGGATTCCGAGCTTCGACACGTACGATGACCTCGAGGCGTACGAGGACGTTCCCATCCGCGACTTCCTGGTCGAGCACACGACGACGGGCGTCTACGAGAACTTCTTCGAGCCACTGCTCGACGCGAAGTTCGGCGACCGGAAGGACGACGTCTCGGCGGCGTGGCTCCTCGGGCGCATCAAGTTCCGGGGCGAGCGCGACCTCCTGAAGGGCGAGCAGCTGGGCTACTTCGACGGCAGCTTCGCGGTGCTCGTCGACGCGCTCATCGAGGGCGTCGGCAGGGAGCACGTCCAGACGGGTGCGCGTGTCGTCGACCTTCAGACGGGTGACGGGAGTACCGCGACGGCCGACGGCGGCGCGGTGGCGGCCGAGGCCGCTGGCACCGAATCCGTCGCGGTCGAGTCCGTCACCGTCGAGACCGAGGACGGCCGCGAGACCCACGACCTCGACGCGCTCGTCGTCGCCGCGATGCCGAACGTCCTTGAAGAGCTCACCGGCTTCGAGTGCGACATCGACTTCCAGGGCGCGGTCTGTGCGGTCGTCACGATGTCCGAGCCCCTGATGGACGAGACGTACTGGCTCAACGTCGCCCACGACGCCCCCTTCGGCGCGCTCATCGAGCACACGAACTTCGTCCCGCCCGAGCGCTACGGCGGCGACCACCTGCTGTACGTCGCGAGCTACGTCCAGTCGCCCGAGGAGTGGCTCTGGCAGGCCGACGACGACGAGGTCGAGACGCGCTGGCTGGACCACATCGGCGAGATGTTCCCCGACTTCGACGAGGCGCGGGTCGAGGACGTGCGCATCTCCAGAAATCCCCGCGCCGCCCCGGTCTACGAGCGCGGCTACCTCGACATGGTCGTCCCGTACGATCTCGCCGACGAGGTTGCGGAGGGCGTCTACTACGCCGGGATGGCGAGCCGCGCGCAGTATCCCGAGCGGTCGCTCAACGGCGGCATCCTGGCGGGGTACGAGTGCGCGGACCGCATCGACGGGAAGTTCTGA
- the pdxS gene encoding pyridoxal 5'-phosphate synthase lyase subunit PdxS, giving the protein MTEETDLEELKRGTELVKRGFARMQKGGVIMDVVDEEQAKIAEECGAVAVMALEAVPADIRKRGGVARMADPADVADIVDSVSIPVMGKSRIGHRKEAEILEAVGVDMIDESEVLTPADDAYHIDKREFTAPFVCGARNLGEALRRIDEGAAMIRTKGEAGTGDVNQAVHHQRTIKGAIRQLEGMNWEEREKWAREHEAPAGLVHETAEMGRLPVVNFAAGGIATPADAALMMHHECDGIFVGSGIFGAENPREMGTAIVQAVNNWDDPETLADIASNLGKSMKGDANVDLPEEEKMQGRGV; this is encoded by the coding sequence ATGACCGAGGAGACTGACCTGGAGGAACTCAAGCGCGGGACCGAACTCGTCAAGCGCGGGTTCGCCCGGATGCAGAAGGGCGGCGTCATCATGGACGTCGTGGACGAGGAACAGGCGAAGATCGCCGAGGAGTGCGGTGCCGTGGCGGTCATGGCGCTGGAGGCCGTCCCGGCGGACATCAGAAAGCGCGGCGGCGTCGCGCGGATGGCCGACCCCGCGGATGTCGCCGACATCGTCGACAGCGTCTCCATCCCGGTGATGGGGAAGTCTCGCATCGGCCACCGGAAGGAGGCCGAGATCCTCGAAGCGGTGGGCGTCGACATGATAGACGAGTCCGAGGTGCTCACGCCCGCGGACGATGCGTACCACATCGACAAGCGCGAGTTCACCGCGCCGTTCGTCTGCGGTGCCCGGAACCTCGGCGAGGCGCTGCGCCGCATCGACGAGGGCGCGGCGATGATCCGGACGAAGGGCGAGGCCGGCACGGGCGACGTGAACCAGGCCGTCCACCACCAGCGCACCATCAAGGGTGCCATCCGCCAGCTGGAGGGCATGAACTGGGAGGAGCGCGAGAAGTGGGCCCGCGAGCACGAGGCACCCGCGGGGCTCGTCCACGAGACCGCCGAGATGGGTCGGCTCCCGGTCGTCAACTTCGCCGCGGGCGGCATCGCGACGCCGGCCGACGCGGCGCTGATGATGCACCACGAGTGCGACGGCATCTTCGTCGGCTCCGGTATCTTCGGCGCGGAGAACCCCCGCGAGATGGGCACGGCCATCGTGCAGGCGGTGAACAACTGGGACGACCCGGAGACGCTCGCGGACATCGCCTCCAACCTGGGCAAGAGCATGAAGGGCGACGCCAACGTCGACCTGCCCGAGGAGGAGAAGATGCAGGGTCGCGGCGTCTGA
- a CDS encoding DUF7124 domain-containing protein: MNGDGTMTLALELSALERLANPEAVFDDARRWSKYVGVVSDKPTYVVTNFTRKNRIRQDFFSGPRGKGESLESVGEQFDTDRHVFVGTTDEDADLAEEVGWEYLPIEDAADAAGWEMAEPEDEAEPEEPVRDDWP; the protein is encoded by the coding sequence ATGAACGGCGACGGCACGATGACGCTGGCGCTCGAACTCTCGGCGCTGGAGCGTCTCGCGAACCCCGAGGCGGTGTTCGACGACGCACGGCGCTGGAGCAAGTACGTCGGTGTCGTCTCCGACAAGCCCACCTACGTCGTGACGAACTTCACCCGGAAGAACCGCATCCGGCAGGACTTCTTCTCTGGGCCTCGCGGCAAGGGCGAGAGCCTGGAGAGCGTCGGCGAGCAGTTCGACACCGACCGCCACGTCTTCGTCGGCACCACCGACGAGGACGCGGACCTCGCCGAGGAGGTCGGCTGGGAGTACCTCCCCATCGAGGACGCCGCCGACGCCGCGGGCTGGGAGATGGCCGAGCCCGAGGACGAGGCGGAGCCCGAGGAACCGGTGCGGGACGACTGGCCCTGA
- the carB gene encoding carbamoyl-phosphate synthase large subunit produces the protein MTGGTADDTGDGRTILLIGSGPIQIGQAAEFDYSGAQACRALQEEGARVVLVNSNPATIMTDPEMADKVYVEPITTDAIAEIIRKERPDGVIAGLGGQTGLNVTAELSEEGILEEYDVEIMGTPLDTIYATEDRDLFRQRMEKIGQPVPASTTISLDDDESVSALTEDDLVERVEDAVDAVGGLPVIARTTYTLGGSGSGVVHEMDELVSRVRKGLRLSRNDEVLITESIAGWVELEYEVMRDADDSCIIICNMENLDPMGIHTGESTVVTPSQVIPDDGHQEMRDAALEVIRELGIQGGCNIQFAWQDDGTPGGEYRVVEVNPRVSRSSALASKATGYPIARVTAKVALGKRLHEIDNQITGETTAAFEPAIDYVVTKVPRWPIDKFEDTDFTLSTAMKSTGEAMAIGRTFEESLLKSLRSSDYDPAVDFGELEDDELTEQYLERPSPDRPYAMFEAFERGFSVDDVVTATGIYEWYVERFQRIVEASKEVVDGEFTPAATAGFTNAEISALAGNVFEDSSLTWLPETRGAWRTAEATDPPEAVSGEAGAEAAGGAAVETTDEGVPVSAARAGVGQVEADVPGRTYKQVDTCAGEFEASTPYYYSSRKPEWFSGPYEGAEAAAGELQIDRDAESVVVVGGGPIRIGQGVEFDYCSVHAVQALAELDVDAHVVNNNPETVSTDYDTSDGLFFEPITAEEVADVIEVTAADGVMIQFGGQTSVDIGEPLADELERRGVECDIMGTSVEAMDLAEDRDRFNRLMDERGIAQPEGGSATSEEEALELARDLGYPVLVRPSYVLGGRAMRIVHDDAELREYIEEAVRVSPDKPILVDEFLEDAIELDVDAVSDGESVLLGGIMEHIESAGVHSGDSACVIPPRSLDDATAARVREVVEEIADALDTVGLLNVQLAVKDGEVYVLEANPRSSRTVPYVSKATGVPIAKLAAKVMAGETLADLDVAEQVPTHYSVKEVVLPFDRLPNSDPRLGPEMKSTGEVMGTASTFGMAYWKAQDAAGNAIEPGGVAVVDLEVEGYDEYFDVTEFDDVEDAIIEGTVDLVVSDDVDALKTAVEEEVAYITTEAAAEAFLEGLAAKEGDLEVLPVQERPRTEQRWG, from the coding sequence ATGACCGGCGGGACAGCGGACGACACCGGCGACGGACGCACGATTCTTCTCATCGGCAGCGGTCCCATCCAGATCGGGCAGGCCGCCGAGTTCGACTACTCCGGCGCGCAGGCGTGCCGGGCACTCCAGGAGGAGGGCGCGCGAGTCGTCCTCGTCAACTCGAACCCGGCGACCATCATGACGGACCCGGAGATGGCCGACAAGGTGTACGTCGAGCCCATCACGACCGACGCCATCGCGGAGATCATCCGGAAGGAGCGGCCCGACGGCGTGATCGCCGGGCTGGGCGGCCAGACCGGGCTCAACGTCACCGCGGAACTCTCCGAGGAGGGAATCCTGGAGGAGTACGACGTGGAGATAATGGGCACGCCGCTGGACACCATCTACGCGACGGAGGACCGCGACCTCTTCCGCCAGCGGATGGAGAAGATCGGCCAGCCCGTCCCGGCGTCGACGACCATCTCGCTCGACGACGACGAGTCCGTCAGCGCGCTCACCGAGGACGATCTGGTCGAGCGCGTCGAGGACGCCGTCGACGCGGTCGGCGGTCTGCCGGTCATCGCACGCACGACGTACACGCTGGGCGGCTCCGGCTCCGGTGTCGTCCACGAGATGGACGAACTCGTCAGCCGCGTGCGCAAGGGCCTGCGCCTCTCGCGCAACGACGAGGTGCTCATCACCGAGTCCATCGCGGGCTGGGTCGAGCTGGAGTACGAGGTCATGCGCGACGCCGACGACTCCTGTATCATCATCTGCAACATGGAGAACCTCGACCCGATGGGCATCCACACGGGCGAGTCGACGGTCGTCACGCCCTCGCAGGTCATCCCCGACGACGGCCACCAGGAGATGCGCGACGCCGCACTCGAGGTCATCCGCGAGCTCGGCATCCAGGGCGGCTGCAACATCCAGTTCGCCTGGCAGGACGACGGCACCCCCGGCGGCGAGTACCGCGTCGTCGAGGTGAACCCGCGCGTCTCCCGCTCCTCCGCGCTGGCCTCGAAGGCGACTGGCTACCCCATCGCCCGCGTGACGGCGAAGGTCGCACTCGGCAAGCGCCTCCACGAGATCGACAACCAGATCACCGGCGAGACGACAGCCGCCTTCGAGCCCGCCATCGACTACGTGGTGACGAAGGTGCCACGCTGGCCCATCGACAAGTTCGAGGACACCGACTTCACGCTCTCGACGGCGATGAAGTCCACCGGCGAGGCGATGGCCATCGGCCGCACGTTCGAGGAGAGTCTCCTGAAGTCGCTGCGCAGCTCCGACTACGACCCCGCCGTCGACTTCGGCGAGCTGGAGGACGACGAGCTCACCGAGCAGTACCTCGAACGTCCGAGCCCGGACCGCCCGTACGCGATGTTCGAGGCGTTCGAGCGCGGCTTCTCTGTCGACGACGTCGTCACGGCGACGGGCATCTACGAGTGGTACGTCGAGCGCTTCCAGCGCATCGTCGAGGCCAGCAAGGAGGTCGTCGACGGCGAGTTCACGCCCGCGGCGACCGCGGGCTTCACGAACGCCGAGATATCGGCGCTCGCGGGCAACGTCTTCGAGGACAGCAGCCTCACGTGGCTGCCGGAGACCCGCGGCGCGTGGCGGACCGCCGAGGCGACCGACCCGCCCGAGGCGGTCTCCGGCGAGGCCGGAGCCGAGGCCGCGGGCGGCGCGGCGGTCGAGACCACCGACGAGGGGGTCCCGGTGTCCGCCGCCCGCGCCGGCGTCGGCCAGGTCGAGGCCGACGTGCCCGGCCGCACCTACAAGCAGGTCGACACCTGCGCCGGCGAGTTCGAGGCGTCGACGCCGTACTACTACTCCTCGCGCAAGCCCGAGTGGTTCTCCGGCCCCTACGAGGGAGCCGAGGCCGCGGCGGGCGAACTGCAGATAGACCGCGACGCCGAGAGCGTCGTCGTGGTCGGCGGCGGTCCCATCCGTATCGGCCAGGGCGTCGAGTTCGACTACTGCTCGGTCCACGCCGTGCAGGCCCTGGCGGAGCTGGATGTCGACGCGCACGTCGTGAACAACAACCCCGAGACCGTCTCGACGGACTACGACACCTCCGACGGGCTGTTCTTCGAGCCCATCACCGCCGAGGAGGTCGCCGACGTCATCGAGGTCACCGCCGCGGACGGCGTGATGATCCAGTTCGGCGGGCAGACCTCGGTCGACATCGGCGAGCCGCTCGCCGACGAGCTCGAACGCCGCGGTGTCGAGTGCGACATCATGGGTACCTCGGTCGAGGCGATGGACCTCGCGGAGGACCGCGACCGCTTCAACCGGCTGATGGACGAGCGCGGCATCGCCCAGCCAGAGGGCGGGAGCGCGACCAGCGAGGAGGAAGCCCTCGAACTCGCCCGCGACCTCGGCTACCCCGTCCTGGTCCGCCCGAGCTACGTCCTCGGCGGCCGTGCGATGCGCATCGTCCACGACGACGCCGAGCTGAGGGAGTACATCGAGGAGGCGGTGCGGGTCTCCCCCGACAAGCCAATCCTCGTCGACGAGTTCCTCGAGGACGCCATCGAGCTGGACGTCGACGCCGTCTCCGACGGCGAAAGCGTGCTGCTCGGCGGCATCATGGAGCACATCGAGTCCGCCGGCGTGCACTCCGGTGACTCCGCCTGCGTCATCCCGCCGCGCTCGCTCGACGACGCGACGGCCGCACGGGTCCGCGAGGTCGTCGAGGAGATCGCCGACGCGCTCGACACTGTCGGCCTGCTGAACGTACAGCTCGCCGTGAAGGACGGCGAGGTGTACGTGCTGGAGGCGAACCCGCGCTCCTCGCGGACGGTCCCGTACGTCTCGAAGGCGACGGGCGTCCCCATCGCGAAGCTCGCCGCGAAGGTCATGGCCGGCGAGACGCTGGCCGACCTCGACGTGGCGGAGCAGGTGCCGACGCACTACTCGGTGAAGGAGGTCGTCCTGCCGTTCGACCGGCTGCCGAACTCGGACCCGCGGCTCGGCCCGGAGATGAAGTCCACGGGCGAGGTCATGGGCACCGCGAGCACGTTCGGGATGGCCTACTGGAAGGCCCAGGACGCCGCGGGTAACGCCATCGAGCCCGGCGGTGTCGCCGTCGTCGACCTCGAGGTCGAGGGCTACGACGAGTACTTCGACGTGACCGAGTTCGACGACGTGGAGGACGCCATCATCGAGGGCACCGTCGACCTCGTCGTCAGCGACGACGTCGACGCGCTGAAGACCGCGGTCGAGGAGGAGGTCGCGTACATCACCACCGAGGCCGCCGCCGAGGCGTTCCTCGAGGGACTGGCCGCGAAGGAGGGCGACCTCGAGGTGCTGCCGGTCCAGGAGCGCCCGCGCACCGAGCAGCGCTGGGGCTGA
- a CDS encoding homoserine kinase — protein MLTVRAPATSANLGSGFDVFGLALSAPADVVRVEKAPETTIEVTGAGSQYIPTDPAKNTAGVVAQELDAPARIHIDKGVRPASGLGSSAASAAGAAVALNALYDRGHSDEELVRAAAEGEAVVSGAAHADNVAPAIVGGFTIARADGITSVDASLPLVVCLPDIVVSTRDAREVVPETVAMDDVVETVGSAATLAVGMSRDDPSLVGRGLQESVVTPARAELVRGYDEAKQAALDAGATGVTISGAGPGVLAVCRRPDDRRRVAAAMVSGFDEAGVDARAYQTAVGDGAELFR, from the coding sequence ATGCTCACCGTCCGCGCACCGGCCACGAGCGCCAACCTGGGGAGCGGCTTCGACGTCTTCGGGCTGGCGCTGTCGGCCCCCGCGGACGTGGTCCGCGTCGAGAAGGCCCCGGAGACGACCATCGAGGTGACCGGCGCTGGCAGCCAGTACATCCCGACGGACCCGGCGAAGAACACGGCGGGCGTGGTCGCCCAGGAGCTCGACGCGCCGGCCCGAATCCACATCGACAAGGGAGTCCGACCGGCCTCCGGCCTGGGCTCCTCGGCGGCGAGCGCGGCTGGTGCGGCGGTCGCACTCAACGCGCTGTACGACCGGGGCCACTCCGACGAGGAGCTGGTCCGGGCGGCCGCGGAGGGCGAGGCGGTCGTCTCCGGAGCGGCCCACGCGGACAACGTCGCGCCGGCCATCGTCGGCGGGTTCACCATCGCGCGGGCGGACGGTATCACGTCTGTCGACGCCTCCCTCCCGCTGGTGGTCTGCCTGCCGGACATCGTGGTCTCGACCCGGGACGCTCGCGAGGTCGTGCCGGAGACGGTGGCGATGGACGACGTGGTCGAGACCGTCGGCAGCGCGGCGACGCTCGCGGTCGGGATGTCCCGCGACGACCCGTCACTCGTCGGCCGCGGGCTGCAGGAGTCCGTGGTCACGCCGGCTCGCGCGGAACTCGTGCGTGGCTACGACGAGGCGAAGCAGGCCGCGCTCGACGCGGGCGCGACCGGGGTGACCATCAGCGGTGCCGGCCCGGGCGTCCTCGCCGTCTGTCGCCGGCCCGACGACCGGCGGCGGGTCGCCGCCGCGATGGTCTCGGGCTTCGACGAGGCGGGCGTCGACGCCCGGGCGTACCAGACCGCCGTCGGCGACGGCGCGGAGCTGTTCCGCTGA
- a CDS encoding DUF5815 family protein: MTEPRVPGGSGTELSLPDGPTVDVGEIDLGMREYVRDGERYAVVMDVHPPSRFFPESLVEVLRDTIEPADEFDEFGTVHIMGIVMEEFPESVASADVSDDGTVGCSMIWLADFTDRRLHEIVVELVVELMEHAVSHSDDDTAMSEFEREMLEFDVSEFVEAYREQRDFESEHDRAL, encoded by the coding sequence ATGACCGAGCCACGCGTCCCCGGTGGGTCCGGGACGGAGCTGTCGCTGCCGGACGGTCCGACGGTCGACGTCGGCGAGATCGACCTCGGGATGCGGGAGTACGTGCGCGACGGCGAGCGCTACGCGGTCGTGATGGACGTCCATCCTCCCTCGCGGTTCTTCCCGGAGTCGCTGGTCGAGGTGCTGCGGGACACCATCGAGCCGGCCGACGAGTTCGACGAGTTCGGCACGGTCCACATCATGGGTATCGTGATGGAGGAGTTCCCGGAGAGCGTCGCCAGCGCGGACGTGTCCGACGACGGCACCGTCGGCTGCTCGATGATCTGGCTGGCCGACTTCACGGACCGGCGACTGCACGAGATCGTCGTCGAGCTGGTCGTCGAGCTGATGGAGCACGCCGTCAGCCACAGCGACGACGACACCGCCATGTCCGAGTTCGAGCGAGAGATGCTCGAGTTCGACGTGAGCGAGTTCGTCGAGGCGTACCGCGAGCAGCGCGACTTCGAGAGCGAACACGACCGCGCGCTCTGA
- a CDS encoding helix-turn-helix domain-containing protein has product MQTRQGEFERIRTVLAEADTDEPMSAREIVRILEEHDLEIDSPHRVATVLGRHAERGDVEVIRSQPYRYRVQTSDASG; this is encoded by the coding sequence ATGCAGACCCGCCAGGGCGAGTTCGAACGGATACGCACCGTTCTCGCGGAGGCGGACACCGACGAACCGATGTCTGCCCGGGAGATCGTCAGAATCCTCGAGGAGCACGACCTCGAGATCGACAGCCCGCACCGGGTTGCGACCGTGCTCGGCAGGCACGCGGAGAGGGGCGACGTCGAGGTCATCCGGTCGCAGCCGTACCGGTACCGGGTCCAGACGTCGGACGCATCGGGGTAA
- a CDS encoding NAD(P)/FAD-dependent oxidoreductase, translating into MTESYVIIGDGIAGGSAAKTLREESPDADITVITDEGEPLYNRILIKEYAKGKIPMEDPLFLHDEEWYEERDIELELNTHVTRIDTEGHVVHTHEGDDYEYDGLLVATGGTPRQLPVDNSDADGIHHFWTFQDARGIADHAEESESGIVVGAGLLGIDFAAICGARGIEANYLMRGDCWWRYALSEDGAGIIHDALRELNVEPVFQSGVDHFTVDDDGHVTGAVDPNGEEFEGEFVGVSIGLDFNTEFLRGSGIETDGGIVVDEFMETNVEDVYAAGDITRFYDVILEEYAQNGSWDSAKKQGAVAAKNMTAADGEAEEFRHVSSYSISHFKDLPFVSFGHPTIGDDDRERKYSDTEWRRLTFMNDKLIGGVLIGDLKLQSAFKRIIREERDLEGQKDLLLEEDFELEMLDAAAQEQ; encoded by the coding sequence ATGACCGAGTCGTACGTCATCATCGGCGATGGCATCGCCGGTGGGTCCGCGGCGAAGACACTTCGGGAGGAGTCGCCCGACGCCGACATCACCGTCATCACAGATGAAGGTGAACCCCTCTACAATCGCATTCTGATCAAGGAGTACGCGAAGGGGAAGATCCCGATGGAGGACCCCCTGTTCCTCCACGACGAGGAGTGGTACGAGGAGCGCGACATCGAGCTCGAACTGAACACCCACGTCACTCGCATCGACACGGAGGGTCACGTCGTCCACACGCACGAGGGCGACGACTACGAGTACGACGGACTGCTCGTCGCGACCGGCGGCACCCCGCGACAGCTCCCCGTCGACAACTCCGACGCCGACGGCATCCACCACTTCTGGACGTTCCAGGACGCCCGCGGCATCGCCGACCACGCCGAGGAGTCCGAGTCCGGTATCGTCGTCGGTGCTGGCCTGCTCGGCATCGACTTCGCGGCCATCTGTGGTGCACGCGGCATCGAGGCGAACTACCTCATGCGCGGTGACTGCTGGTGGCGCTACGCGCTCAGCGAGGACGGCGCGGGAATCATCCACGACGCGCTGCGCGAGCTGAACGTCGAGCCGGTCTTCCAGTCCGGCGTCGACCACTTCACCGTCGACGACGACGGCCACGTCACGGGTGCGGTCGACCCCAACGGCGAGGAGTTCGAGGGCGAGTTCGTCGGCGTCTCCATCGGCCTCGACTTCAACACCGAGTTCCTCCGGGGAAGCGGCATCGAGACGGACGGCGGCATCGTCGTCGACGAGTTCATGGAGACCAACGTCGAGGACGTCTACGCGGCCGGCGACATCACCCGGTTCTACGACGTCATCCTCGAGGAGTACGCCCAGAACGGCTCCTGGGACTCCGCGAAGAAGCAGGGCGCGGTCGCCGCGAAGAACATGACCGCAGCTGACGGCGAGGCGGAGGAGTTCCGCCACGTCTCCTCGTACTCCATCTCGCACTTCAAGGACCTCCCGTTCGTCTCCTTCGGCCACCCGACCATCGGCGACGACGACCGCGAGCGCAAGTACTCCGACACCGAGTGGCGTCGCCTCACCTTCATGAACGACAAGCTCATCGGCGGCGTCCTCATCGGCGACCTGAAGCTCCAGTCCGCCTTCAAGCGCATCATCCGCGAGGAGCGCGACCTCGAAGGGCAGAAGGACCTGCTGCTCGAGGAGGACTTCGAGCTCGAGATGCTCGACGCGGCGGCACAGGAGCAGTAG